A window of the Miscanthus floridulus cultivar M001 chromosome 14, ASM1932011v1, whole genome shotgun sequence genome harbors these coding sequences:
- the LOC136506069 gene encoding basal body protein 10-like produces the protein MGSTVEVERVTVGATPLSPRRVEEVPGSDGGQLALVDTEAALLPPPPPLQRRQAVSKRLHPRSRQTLLVEDPPLAPRKALKVNVSSSAHQAAEAQAGVRRGAASGEAVSEEAAAQEKGAEAAAERVEEEEPMPRDVVGLGAKEAGASAIAEAIEGEAGAPKTSDVRAVDAGAIEVEMAEARAPGSVETEAMEVETGQILAPPLVQTISSDDSSHGKEAADVEAASTAEQPVPDPAEGSSALVRLRPEPRGWNFPRVFWQNRADPEGEPVFALEDTAEGGHWGTLEQYRQLAVRSLQTAMTIMGQDLPGVTRELETRSLGKSVFLRNERDIWDQLRRQKGLLADAQGLLSARSAEVEDLRLRCADIQAELATAKEQSAPLVAKIKELEEERDSFRLRAQEATASAKVTAGQLGAEQSEHQATKVALAEATKAAEASRVEVSAWKSKAEGKFR, from the exons atgggttcgacggtggaggtggagcgggtgacggtgggggcgaccccattatctccgcgaagggtcgaggaggtgccggggtccgacggaggccagctggcactggtggacaccgaggccgcgctgctgccaccaccgccgccgttgcagaggaggcaggcggtgtcgaagcggctgcatccccgttcgcg ccagacgcttctggtggaagatcctcccttggcgccccgtaaggcgctcaaggtgaacgttagctcctccgcccatcaggcagcggaggcgcaggctggcgtgcgacgcggcgcggcgtcgggcgaggccgtttcggaggaggcggctgcccaggaaaagggggccgaggcggccgcggagcgagtggaggaggaggagcccatgcctcgcgatgttgtgggtcttggggcgaaggaggctggggcgtctgctattgccgaggccattgagggtgaggccggagcccccaagacctccgacgtcagggcggtggacgccggggccatcgaggtagagatggcggaggccagagcccccgggtccgtcgagaccgaggcgatggaggtggagacggggcaaattttggcgccgcccctggttcagacaatctcgtctgatgattcctcccatgggaaggaggcggcggacgtcgaggcggctagtaccgcggagcagccagtcccagatcccgccgaggggagttcggctcttgtccggctacggcccgagcctcgtgggtggaacttcccgcgtgttttctggcagaaccgggctgaccccgagggggagcccgtgttcgcccttgaagataccgcagagggggggcattggggcaccctcgagcagtaccgccaactggcagtgcggtcgctgcagacagcgatgactattatgggtcaggacttgcccggtgtcacgcgg gagctcgagacccgatcccttgggaaatcggtgttcctgcgaaatgagagggatatctgggaccagctccggcgccaaaagggcctgcttgccgatgcccaggggctattgtcggcgcggagtgcggaagtggaggacctccgccttcgttgtgctgacattcaggccgagttggccacggctaaggagcagtccgcccctctggtggccaagatcaaggaactggaggaggagcgagactccttcaggcttcgggcccaagaagcgacggcctctgctaaggtcacagccgggcagctgggtgcggagcagagcgagcatcaggcgacgaaagtcgccttggcagaggctaccaaggcggccgaggcctctcgggtcgaggtctcagcctggaagagcaaggccgagggtaagttccgctga